The Zeugodacus cucurbitae isolate PBARC_wt_2022May chromosome 4, idZeuCucr1.2, whole genome shotgun sequence genome includes the window TAGTACACCATCCGAAGAAAGTGTTGAAATGGCTTGCTCGGCCTTAAATCCACGTGGTAAACTGAAACTGCGTACGAAATGTTTCGAAACAAAACCATGCTCATCTTCACGTCCTTCATATTTTCCCTCAACGACCACGTTGTTGTCCACCACTTTAACGGTTAATTCATTAGGTTTGAATTGCGCTACATCCAGTGATACTTGATAGCCTTCTTTGCCCAACTTGGGTTCAACCTGGTTCTGCAAGTCCTGTTGTAGACGACTCAAACGACTCCATGGTGACTGAGTAAATGGTGCGTTGAAGAAGTCATCGTAGAATGCAGAAAACGGTGAACGACGTGGGAAAGCCATACGCTGCATTTCCTCAGCCATACGCCATAATGTCGGAAGTGGAcgcatttttactaaaaatttagaattttcacTTCACTCGATTAAATACTACTGAAAAATGTATTGCTTATTTGTTCGAAATCACTT containing:
- the LOC105220844 gene encoding heat shock protein 23 — translated: MRPLPTLWRMAEEMQRMAFPRRSPFSAFYDDFFNAPFTQSPWSRLSRLQQDLQNQVEPKLGKEGYQVSLDVAQFKPNELTVKVVDNNVVVEGKYEGREDEHGFVSKHFVRSFSLPRGFKAEQAISTLSSDGVLTVNVPKPPGLEDNTAERVIPIQQTGPAHLNVKENPPLEDKSADDKQDKK